Genomic segment of Sodaliphilus pleomorphus:
TAGTCAGTTAGCGCACGTCGACCCCGATGCCAAAATCGGGAAAGATGTCACGATACACCCATTTGCTTTCATCAGCAAGAATACCGAGATTGGTGACGGGTGCACCATTTATCCCTTTGTGAGCATCCTCAACGGTGCCCGCATTGGCAAGAATACTAAAATCTACAACGGCTCGATCATCGCCGCCGAGCCGCAAGATTTCCACTGGCACGGCGAGCCGTCGTTCTGCTACATAGGCGACAACTGCATCATTCGTGAGGGCTCCATCATCAATCGTGGCAGCCAGAGCACCGGCGGTACCCGCGTGGGCAACGATTGCTTCATCATGGCCGAGGTGCACATCAGCCACGATGCCCAGCTCAGCAGCAAGTGCGTGATAGGCAACGGCGTGCAAATCGCAGGCCGCAGCCGGGTGCACAGCTATGTCATCTTGTCGTCGGGCGCGATGCTGCACGCCGGCAGCGAGGTGGGGCGCTTTGCCATGGTCAAGGGCGGATGCCGCATCAGCGGCAATGTGCCCCCCTATGTGGTCATGGCTCACAACCCCGCGCAATATGTGGGCATCAATGCCGTCACCATGCGCTATGTGGGCATCAGCGAGGATGCTATCGATGACGTGGCCAAGTGCTACCGTCACGTCTATGAGTGCTCGACCACGGTGTTCAACGCCGTGAAGCGCATCGAGGCCGACATCGAGCCTTGTAAGGAGAAGGACTTGATATTGAAATTCATCAAGGAGCACGACTTGCACATCGTGGGTGCTGTGAGCCATGCCGACGAGGAGTTTTAGCCCCGCTCTTGTGTTGCAGCGGCAGGCAGTCTGCCGCTGCAGCTCTTTCTCATGACGGGGAAGTTTTACACAGCAACTTCATTTTCCATATACCTTTCGTGAAAGACACACCAAGATCGGTCGGGCCGCTCCCCAGTGGGGCGGCCCGATCTGTGTGTTCTCGCTGCGGGAGAGGCAGGGGAGAAGCTGCCACATGCATTGTGCTTTTGACTCATGCTGCATGACACACGGCTGGCGGCGTGGCTACTGGTTGAAGCCGTCGGTCGTGGGTGCTGTCGAGAGCACCTGCTCGCGGAAGAGTGTGTCGCTGGCCACGCGGTCGAGCGCCTTCTTAGAGGCCCCCTGGTGCGATTCTTTCTTGCTGTAGCCTGTGGCATCGGCGGCAAAGATGCCGCCCAGCAGAATGGCTGTTTTGAAAATGGGGTTGTTGTCGGCGTCGCTGTAGGTGTCGATAAGCTCAAACTCGATGCTCACGTGGTACTTTTGCGTCCACTCGATGAGTCGCGACTTGAAATTTTTCTCGGTATTGACAAGGTCTTCAAGTTTGATGTTCTCGTCGATAATCTTGCGGCATATGAAGCGCTGGGCCACTTTGTAGCCGCGGTCGAGATAGATGGCGCCCACAAGGGCCTCGACGGCGTTGCCGCTGATATAGCTGTTGTGCGACGACGAGTGGGCCGAGGCCTTCACATGCGACTCGAGGTGAAAAACGCGCCCTATGCGGTTCAGACTCTCGCGCTGCACTATCTTGGCCCGGGTCGAGGTGAGGAATCCCTCGTGCTGCTCGGGATACTTGTCGTAGAGGTAGGCTGCCACCACCAGGTCGAGCACGGCGTCGCCCAGATACTCGAGCCGCTCGTTGTTCACCCACTTGCCGCTTGCCGTCTTCACGGGCATGGAGCGGTGCACGAAGGCCAGCTTGTAGAGTGCGATGTTGCGCGGGTAGAAGCCTGTGATGCCATGTATAAAAACGTAAAGCTCCTTATCCTTGGAGAAAAGGAGCTTTACGAGTGATATGATTTTGTTAAACACCGTTGTGTGTCGACACAGTTACGTTTAACTCTTGTACTTCTTCACGATGATGCTGGCGTTGTGACCGCCGAAGCCGAAGGTGTTGGACAATGCAACGTTGACAGTGCGCTTCTGTGCCTTGTTGAAGGTGAAGTTGAGCTTGTAGTCGATGTCGGGGTCGTTGT
This window contains:
- the lpxA gene encoding acyl-ACP--UDP-N-acetylglucosamine O-acyltransferase — encoded protein: MISQLAHVDPDAKIGKDVTIHPFAFISKNTEIGDGCTIYPFVSILNGARIGKNTKIYNGSIIAAEPQDFHWHGEPSFCYIGDNCIIREGSIINRGSQSTGGTRVGNDCFIMAEVHISHDAQLSSKCVIGNGVQIAGRSRVHSYVILSSGAMLHAGSEVGRFAMVKGGCRISGNVPPYVVMAHNPAQYVGINAVTMRYVGISEDAIDDVAKCYRHVYECSTTVFNAVKRIEADIEPCKEKDLILKFIKEHDLHIVGAVSHADEEF
- the rnc gene encoding ribonuclease III produces the protein MFNKIISLVKLLFSKDKELYVFIHGITGFYPRNIALYKLAFVHRSMPVKTASGKWVNNERLEYLGDAVLDLVVAAYLYDKYPEQHEGFLTSTRAKIVQRESLNRIGRVFHLESHVKASAHSSSHNSYISGNAVEALVGAIYLDRGYKVAQRFICRKIIDENIKLEDLVNTEKNFKSRLIEWTQKYHVSIEFELIDTYSDADNNPIFKTAILLGGIFAADATGYSKKESHQGASKKALDRVASDTLFREQVLSTAPTTDGFNQ